The Xiphophorus hellerii strain 12219 chromosome 22, Xiphophorus_hellerii-4.1, whole genome shotgun sequence genome has a window encoding:
- the LOC116713334 gene encoding serine/threonine-protein phosphatase 2A 55 kDa regulatory subunit B delta isoform — translation MAGVTGGNDFQWCFSQVKGAIDEDVAEADIISTVEFNYSGDLLATGDKGGRVVIFQHEQESKNRPHLRGEYNVYSTFQSHEPEFDYLKSLEIEEKINKIRWLPQQNAAHFLLSTNDKTIKLWKISERDKRAEGYNLKDEDGRLRDPFRITSLRVPVLMPMDLMVEASPRRIFANAHTYHINSISVNSDHETYLSADDLRINLWHLEITDRSFNIVDIKPANMEELTEVITAAECHPHQCNVFVYSSSKGTIRLCDMRAAALCDRHSKFFEEPEDPSSRSFFSEIISSISDVKFSHSGRYMMTRDYLSVKVWDLNMENRPVETYQVHEYLRSKLCSLYENDCIFDKFECCWNGSDSAIMTGSYNNFFRMFDRNTRRDITLEASRESSKPRATLKPRKVSTGGKRKKDEISVDSLDFNKKILHTAWHPKDNVIAVAATNNLYIFQDKIN, via the exons ATGGCGG GAGTTACAGGAGGAAATGATTTCCAGTGGTGTTTCTCCCAAGTGAAAGGGGCGATAGATGAAGATGTTGCGGAAG ctgacATAATCTCAACTGTTGAGTTCAACTATTCTGGAGATTTACTTGCAACTGGAGATAAGGGAGGGCGAGTAGTGATATTTCAACATGAACAAGAG TCTAAGAATCGTCCACACCTGCGTGGGGAGTACAACGTCTATAGCACTTTTCAGAGTCATGAGCCAGAATTTGACTATTTGAAAAGTTTAGAAATtgaggaaaaaattaataaaataagatgGCTACCCCAACAAAATGCTGCTCACTTTCTACTTTCAACAAACG ATAAAACTATCAAATTGTGGAAAATAAGCGAAAGAGATAAACGGGCAGAGGGTTACAACCTAAAAGATGAAGATGGGCGACTCAGAGATCCTTTTAGAATCACCTCTTTACGG GTACCAGTTCTGATGCCAATGGATCTCATGGTAGAAGCAAGCCCACGGAGGATCTTTGCAAATGCGCACACCTATCACATTAATTCCATTTCTGTAAATAGTGACCATGAAACTTACCTCTCTGCAGATGACCTAAGAATAAATCTATGGCACTTGGAAATCACAGACAGAAGTTTTA ATATTGTAGACATCAAGCCCGCCAATATGGAAGAACTGACAGAAGTAATCACAGCTGCTGAGTGCCATCCACATCAATGCAATGTATTTGTGTACAGCAGTAGCAAAGGCACCATCCGCCTGTGTGACATGCGAGCAGCGGCACTCTGCGATAGGCACTCAAAGT TCTTTGAGGAACCTGAGGATCCAAGCAGCCGATCCTTTTTCTCAGAGATCATCTCCTCCATCTCAGACGTGAAGTTCAGTCACAGCGGACGCTATATGATGACACGTGACTACCTCTCCGTCAAGGTTTGGGACCTCAACATGGAGAACAGACCAGTGGAGACGTATCAG gtCCATGAATACCTTCGCAGTAAGCTCTGCTCCTTGTATGAAAACGACTGCATCTTTGACAAGTTTGAGTGCTGCTGGAATGGCAGTGACAG TGCCATCATGACCGGCTCCTACAACAACTTCTTCCGAATGTTTGACCGCAACACCAGGCGGGACATTACACTGGAGGCGTCCCGGGAGAGCAGCAAACCACGGGCTACGCTCAAACCCCGCAAAGTGTCCACCGGTGGCAAGAGGAAGAAGGACGAGATCAGCGTGGACAGCCTGGACTTCAACAAGAAGATCCTCCACACTGCCTGGCACCCCAAAGATAACGTGATAGCTGTGGCAGCCACCAACAACTTGTACATTTTCCAGGACAAaatcaactaa